One window from the genome of Carnobacteriaceae bacterium zg-84 encodes:
- a CDS encoding RNA-binding protein: MKHVYQHFKKDEYTFIEKVNDWKMYVQDTGLAYLTPFLNPREQWIIDKLISKSDDIHYLFFGGFEESEQKRCLLSYDTTFQSDDFEITVCQIEYPKKFATLKHSSILGSLLGLGIKREQIGDIITNGTDWQFIVSSHVVSYILLHLTKIGATKVSVKTIDLKQVIQPTFDFMTLYDTVSSLRLDSIISSAYHLSRQKAKTLIEQGAVKLNWVEEIKSMTEVQEFDTISVRGYGRIRFIATNGISKSGKYRVHLDILKNKK, from the coding sequence ATGAAGCATGTTTATCAACACTTTAAAAAAGATGAATATACTTTTATTGAAAAAGTAAATGATTGGAAAATGTATGTTCAAGATACCGGATTGGCGTACTTGACTCCTTTTTTAAATCCTAGAGAACAATGGATTATTGATAAATTAATTTCAAAAAGTGATGATATACATTATTTATTTTTTGGTGGATTTGAAGAAAGTGAGCAAAAGCGATGCCTTTTATCTTATGATACAACATTTCAGTCTGATGATTTTGAGATAACGGTATGTCAAATAGAGTATCCTAAAAAATTTGCAACATTAAAACATAGCAGTATTTTAGGTAGTTTATTAGGATTAGGGATAAAACGTGAGCAAATAGGCGATATTATAACAAATGGTACAGATTGGCAATTTATTGTATCTAGTCATGTTGTGTCATACATTTTGTTGCATTTAACAAAAATCGGCGCAACAAAAGTGAGTGTGAAAACCATTGATTTAAAACAGGTTATTCAACCAACATTTGATTTTATGACTTTATATGATACAGTTTCTTCTTTAAGATTAGATAGTATCATATCGAGTGCGTATCATTTATCCAGACAAAAAGCAAAAACGTTGATTGAGCAAGGTGCTGTTAAATTGAATTGGGTCGAAGAAATAAAATCAATGACAGAAGTACAAGAATTTGATACAATTTCTGTACGGGGTTATGGACGAATACGTTTCATAGCAACAAATGGTATTTCAAAA
- the sepF gene encoding cell division protein SepF, with protein sequence MGIKDTFSKWFKVADDDLDYDNYGENYEVETATEVLPAVQKKFVQKKYEGKDMAKINIVEPRVYSEVETIAALLLEKQAVLLNLRRVDEAQARRIIDYMAGIAYAIGGDVQKLSGDIFLCAPSNIEIEGMLSEESEANHINFLDSI encoded by the coding sequence ATGGGAATAAAAGATACTTTTTCAAAATGGTTTAAAGTAGCCGATGATGATTTAGATTACGATAATTACGGCGAAAATTACGAAGTGGAAACAGCGACTGAAGTATTACCAGCTGTGCAAAAGAAATTTGTTCAAAAAAAATACGAAGGAAAAGATATGGCTAAAATAAATATTGTTGAACCTAGAGTTTATTCAGAAGTAGAAACAATTGCTGCTTTATTATTAGAAAAACAAGCAGTACTTTTAAACTTACGTCGAGTAGATGAAGCACAAGCAAGACGTATTATTGATTATATGGCAGGGATTGCTTACGCCATTGGTGGAGATGTTCAAAAATTAAGTGGTGATATTTTCTTATGTGCACCGTCTAATATTGAAATCGAAGGTATGTTGAGTGAAGAATCTGAAGCAAATCATATTAACTTTCTAGATTCTATTTAA